A DNA window from Hordeum vulgare subsp. vulgare chromosome 1H, MorexV3_pseudomolecules_assembly, whole genome shotgun sequence contains the following coding sequences:
- the LOC123417421 gene encoding myb-like protein H, protein MDPFVNQGWTSSEEEEARSLIAEHNSHGIMNDENNNRHNNIVDAIHELFPSKTRQQVTNLYINLEVESYMMNSREESYVGGNTQSVCPNNLVNNNFGMSGEGSGTSNICGINTMGDHVIGGYGVREEEAATIDRDGLIFGRSLEDARIAQTNESMLIMDKNKMQVLENNVPSDQTVVPPRQRRFWTIDEHKMFLRGLRVYGRGDWKNISKHFVTTKTHIQVSSHAQKYFKRINKRASFGTQRYSINDVGLDDDDLWAVNNSSSPSQMMGFNGLNNETSFGMHDPTSSSIVMNNQPHLWPPVTYSQQENQQPMWSEHQMLGSTTVVMGDMRNSAPPSQ, encoded by the exons ATGGATCCATTCGTCAACCAAGGGTGGACCTCCTCGGAGGAAGAGGAGGCAAGGTCACTCATTGCTGAACACAACAGCCACGGAATCATGAACGATGAGAACAATAACAGGCACAACAACATTGTGGATGCTATCCATGAATTATTCCCTTCAAAGACAAGGCAGCAGGTAACAAATCTTTATATCAATCTCGAAGTGGAATCGTATATGATGAATTCGAGGGAGGAGAGTTATGTTGGTGGCAACACACAAAGCGTTTGCCCCAATAACCTAGTTAACAATAACTTTGGGATGTCGGGTGAGGGGAGTGGTACTAGCAACATATGTGGCATCAATACCATGGGTGACCATGTGATTGGCGGCTATGGGGtacgagaggaggaggcagcaacTATCGATCGGGATGGATTGATATTTGGTCGTTCATTGGAGGATGCAAGGATCGCACAGACGAATGAATCCATGTTGATTATGGACAAAAACAAGATGCAGGTGTTGGAGAACAATGTTCCTAGTGATCAAACAGTTGTTCCCCCACGACAAAGGAGGTTTTGGACCATCGATGAACACAA GATGTTTCTCCGTGGGTTGCGTGTCTACGGCCGTGGCGACTGGAAAAACATATCCAAGCATTTTGTCACTACTAAAACTCATATCCAAGTCTCAAGCCATGCACAAAAGTACTTCAAGAGGATAAATAAAAGGGCATCGTTCGGGACACAACGTTATAGCATTAATGATGTTGGACTAGATGATGATGACCTATGGGCGGTGAATAATAGTTCTAGTCCCTCGCAAATGATGGGTTTCAATGGGCTCAACAATGAAACAAGCTTCGGCATGCACGATCCGACAAGCTCTTCCATAGTCATGAACAACCAACCTCACTTGTGGCCACCTGTCACATATAGTCAACAAGAAAATCAACAACCAATGTGGAGTGAGCATCAGATGTTGGGGTCTACTACAGTTGTAATGGGCGACATGAGAAATTCCGCTCCACCAAGTCAATAA